In the Gossypium raimondii isolate GPD5lz chromosome 9, ASM2569854v1, whole genome shotgun sequence genome, one interval contains:
- the LOC105798564 gene encoding ferric reduction oxidase 4, which translates to MSSKGMVRAIFLVVFAVWLMIWVMLPTKLYKNTWTPNLETTLNSTYFSGQGTNLLLFSFPLMFIASFGCAYLHFQNKSTDSSNHSKRLGLDSATALLKRPVVVMAPLGIVSALELTFAAMFVALLIWSLANYLYVSFGNLHMHKEGEKIWEAKLRSVSLRLGYIGNICWAFLFFPVTRGSSVLPLIGLTSESSIKYHIWLGHLSNILFAAHTIGFIIYWAITNQMAEMVEWSKTWVSNVAGVIAIVIAMPMWVASLPQFRRMKFELFFYTHHLYLLYIFFYVLHVGDAYFCMILPGIFLFLIDRYLRFLQSRQRTALLSARILPCGLLELNFSKTPGLYYNPTSILFVNVPRISKLQWHPFTVSSNCNMETDELSVVIKCQGSWSDKLYKELGSSLDRLQVSTEGPYGPTSSHFLRHECLVLVSGGSGITPFISIIREIIFQIQKPNFKVPRVIMICAFKNSADLAMLDLLLPISGAPPQISQIQLQIEAYITREEEQPMTETHKPLQTIWFKPSPLDSPISATLGPNNWLWLGAIISSSFLLFLLLLGIVTRYYIYPIDHNTEQIYHFSYRALWDMFLVCVCIFIVSSVVFLWCKKQNAREGNRIQIREIATPVTSQGVSPWFSGAELESLPHQSLVQATKVHFGSRPDFKKTLLDLKESDVGVLACGPRKMRHDVAKICASGLAQNLHFESVSFTL; encoded by the exons ATGAGCAGCAAAGGAATGGTGCGGGCGATTTTCCTTGTGGTTTTCGCTGTGTGGTTGATGATTTGGGTTATGCTGCCGACTAAACTTTACAAAAACACATGGACACCCAACCTGGAAACGACTCTCAATTCTACTTATTTTTCAGGACAGG GGACAAACCTTTTGCTATTTTCTTTCCCCCTGATGTTCATAGCTTCTTTTGGTTGCGCTTACCtccattttcaaaacaaatcGACCGACTCTTCTAATCACTCCAAAAGGTTGGGTTTGGACAGTGCTACTGCCTTGTTGAAACGACCGGTGGTGGTAATGGCTCCCCTTGGAATTGTTTCTGCATTGGAGCTAACGTTTGCAGCCATGTTTGTCGCTCTCTTAATCTGGTCCCTCGCAAACTACTTGTATGTCAGCTTCGGAAACCTTCACATGCACAAAGAAGGCGAGAAAAT ATGGGAAGCTAAACTCCGAAGTGTATCATTAAGACTTGGATACATAGGGAACATATGCTGGGCATTTCTCTTCTTCCCTGTAACAAGAGGGTCATCAGTTTTGCCTCTAATTGGGCTAACCTCAGAATCAAGCATCAAATATCATATTTGGCTTGGACACCTCTCTAACATCCTTTTTGCTGCTCATACAATTGGTTTCATTATCTACTGGGCCATCACTAATCAAATGGCTGAG ATGGTGGAATGGAGCAAAACTTGGGTATCAAATGTAGCAGGAGTGATTGCAATTGTAATTGCAATGCCAATGTGGGTGGCAAGCTTGCCTCAGTTTAGACGAATGAAGTTTGAGCTTTTCTTCTACACCCACCATCTCTACCTTCTCTACATCTTCTTCTACGTACTGCATGTGGGCGATGCTTATTTCTGCATGATCCTTCCTGGGATCTTCCTTTTCCTCATTGATAGATACTTACGATTCTTACAATCCCGACAACGGACCGCATTATTGTCTGCACGAATCTTACCATGTGGCCTTCTTGAACTCAACTTCTCCAAGACTCCTG GATTGTATTATAATCCGACCAGCATCTTGTTTGTGAATGTCCCTAGAATTTCGAAGTTACAATGGCATCCTTTTACAGTTTCTTCCAATTGCAATATGGAGACTGATGAGCTTAGCGTGGTGATCAAATGTCAAGGAAGTTGGTCTGACAAGCTTTACAAAGAACTCGGTTCATCTTTGGATCGTCTTCAAGTTTCAACTGAAGGGCCCTATGGGCCTACTTCTTCTCATTTTCTGAG GCACGAGTGTCTGGTATTGGTGTCCGGAGGCAGTGGCATTACTCCCTTTATCTCCATAATCCGAGAGATAATTTTCCAAATCCAGAAGCCAAATTTCAAGGTTCCACGAGTTATTATGATTTGTGCCTTCAAGAACTCAGCTGACCTTGCAATGCTAGATTTGTTGCTTCCCATCTCGGGTGCTCCTCCACAAATATCCCAAATACAATTGCAGATTGAAGCATATATCACCAGAGAGGAAGAGCAGCCAATGACTGAAACCCACAAACCTCTACAAACAATATGGTTCAAGCCAAGCCCCTTAGACTCACCCATTTCTGCAACACTAGGCCCCAACAATTGGTTATGGCTTGGGGCAATAATTTCATCCTCATTCCTTCTGTTCCTTCTTCTTTTGGGCATTGTCACTCGTTATTATATATACCCTATAGATCACAACACTGAACAAATCTACCATTTCTCTTATAGAGCACTCTGGGATATGTTTCTTGTTTGTGTTTGCATTTTCATTGTTTCTAGTGTAGTTTTCTTGTGGTGCAAGAAACAAAATGCAAGGGAAGGGAACCGAATCCAGATTAGAGAAATAGCAACACCAGTAACATCACAAGGGGTGTCGCCATGGTTTTCTGGTGCAGAACTCGAAAGCCTTCCTCATCAGTCCCTCGTCCAAGCTACCAAGGTTCATTTTGGTTCAAGACCTGATTTCAAGA AAACACTACTAGACTTAAAAGAATCAGATGTTGGAGTTCTTGCGTGTGGGCCGAGGAAGATGCGGCACGATGTTGCGAAAATTTGTGCGTCTGGATTGGCACAGAACCTGCACTTTGAGTCCGTTAGCTTCACTTTATGA